Proteins encoded together in one Cellulomonas gilvus ATCC 13127 window:
- a CDS encoding OsmC family protein — MAQLLHSYSVDLTWTGAGSAGTTTYTSYGRNHELTSGDKLPLPGTSDPGFRGDPARWSPEDLLVGALAQCHMLWFLHLAATAGVVVVGYSDSASGTMRIESAGHGQFTEVVLRPRVTVRTRTLPDGRALDDQVLADLHHRAHEHCFIARSVNFTIRHEPVPVAFEHVGSSAEPSV, encoded by the coding sequence ATGGCGCAGCTGCTGCACTCCTACTCGGTCGACCTGACGTGGACGGGGGCCGGCTCGGCGGGTACGACGACGTACACGTCCTACGGCCGCAACCACGAGCTCACCTCGGGCGACAAGCTCCCCCTGCCGGGCACCTCCGACCCGGGCTTCCGCGGCGACCCCGCCCGCTGGTCGCCCGAGGACCTCCTGGTCGGTGCCCTCGCGCAGTGCCACATGCTGTGGTTCCTGCACCTGGCGGCCACCGCCGGCGTGGTCGTCGTCGGTTACAGCGACTCCGCGTCCGGGACCATGCGCATCGAGTCGGCCGGGCACGGGCAGTTCACCGAGGTGGTGCTGCGGCCGCGCGTCACGGTCCGCACCCGCACGCTCCCGGACGGCCGCGCGCTCGACGACCAGGTCCTGGCCGACCTGCACCACCGCGCGCACGAGCACTGCTTCATCGCGCGCTCGGTCAACTTCACCATCCGGCACGAGCCCGTGCCGGTCGCGTTCGAGCACGTCGGCTCGTCCGCTGAGCCGTCGGTCTGA
- the uvrC gene encoding excinuclease ABC subunit UvrC, with the protein MADPATYRPAPGEIPDAPGVYRFRDRDGRVIYVGKAKSLRSRLNSYFQDVAGLHPRTQQMVTTASSVQWTVVGTEVEALALEYSWIKEFDPRFNVKYRDDKSYPYLAVTLAEEYPRVQVMRGAKRPGTRYFGPYAHAWAIRETVDLLLRVFPVRTCSAGVFKRARQQGRPCLLGYIDKCSAPCVGRVTADEHHQLAQDFCDFMAGDATRFTRRLTQRMKDAAAELDYEQAARLRDDIATLQRATERNAVVLADGTDADVFGLAGDELEAAVQVFHVRDGRIRGQRGWVVEKVEDLDDADLVEHLLQQVYGADGTDAGAVPREVLVPVLPHDVEQVQSWLSGLRGSRVQVRVPQRGDKRELAATVLKNAEHALVLHRTRRAGDLTSRSQALQEIQEALALPTAPLRIECYDVSHNQGTFQSASMVVFEDGLARKSEYRLFSVRGPKGEGAADDTAAMHEVITRRFKRYLAERAEAGDLELGDGADGEDEDGVRYASGPIDETTGRPRRFAYPPNLVVVDGGPPQVAAAAAALEELGITDVALCGLAKRLEEVWVPGDDYPVILQRSSEGLYLLQRVRDEAHRFAITAHRKRRSKGMTASVLDDIPGLGPARQQALLRHFGSVKRLRAATAEEIATVPGMGQRTALAVVAALAGPTDAAQAADAAAEAGADAPASPTDAPAGMLAP; encoded by the coding sequence ATGGCCGATCCCGCGACGTACCGCCCTGCGCCGGGGGAGATCCCCGACGCACCGGGGGTGTACCGGTTCCGGGACCGCGACGGACGCGTGATCTACGTCGGCAAGGCCAAGAGCCTGCGATCGCGGCTCAACAGCTACTTCCAGGACGTGGCCGGGCTCCACCCGCGCACGCAGCAGATGGTCACCACCGCGTCGTCGGTGCAGTGGACGGTCGTGGGCACCGAGGTCGAGGCGCTCGCGCTCGAGTACTCCTGGATCAAGGAGTTCGACCCGCGCTTCAACGTCAAGTACCGCGACGACAAGTCCTACCCGTACCTCGCGGTCACGCTCGCGGAGGAGTACCCCCGCGTGCAGGTGATGCGCGGTGCGAAGCGGCCCGGGACGCGGTACTTCGGCCCGTACGCGCACGCATGGGCCATCCGCGAGACCGTGGACCTCCTGCTGCGCGTGTTCCCCGTGCGGACGTGCTCGGCGGGCGTGTTCAAGCGCGCCCGCCAGCAGGGCCGGCCGTGCCTGCTCGGCTACATCGACAAGTGCTCCGCGCCGTGCGTCGGCCGCGTCACGGCCGACGAGCACCACCAGCTCGCGCAGGACTTCTGCGACTTCATGGCGGGCGACGCCACCCGGTTCACGCGGCGCCTGACGCAGCGCATGAAGGACGCCGCAGCCGAGCTCGACTACGAGCAGGCCGCGCGCCTGCGGGACGACATCGCGACGCTGCAGCGCGCCACGGAGCGCAACGCGGTGGTGCTGGCCGACGGCACGGATGCGGACGTGTTCGGCCTCGCGGGCGACGAGCTCGAGGCGGCGGTCCAGGTGTTCCACGTGCGCGACGGCCGGATCCGCGGTCAGCGCGGCTGGGTGGTGGAGAAGGTCGAGGACCTCGACGACGCCGATCTGGTCGAGCACCTGCTGCAGCAGGTCTACGGCGCGGACGGGACCGACGCGGGTGCGGTGCCGCGCGAGGTGCTGGTCCCGGTCCTGCCGCACGACGTCGAGCAGGTCCAGTCGTGGCTCAGCGGGTTGCGCGGGTCGCGCGTGCAGGTCCGTGTGCCGCAGCGGGGGGACAAGCGCGAGCTCGCGGCGACGGTGCTCAAGAACGCCGAGCACGCGCTGGTGCTGCACCGCACGCGCCGCGCGGGGGACCTGACGTCCCGGAGCCAGGCGCTGCAGGAGATCCAGGAGGCGCTCGCGCTGCCGACCGCACCGCTGCGGATCGAGTGCTACGACGTGTCGCACAACCAGGGCACGTTCCAGTCGGCGTCCATGGTGGTGTTCGAGGACGGCCTCGCACGCAAGAGCGAGTACCGCCTGTTCAGCGTGCGCGGCCCGAAGGGCGAGGGCGCCGCCGACGACACCGCGGCGATGCACGAGGTCATCACGCGCCGCTTCAAGCGCTACCTCGCGGAGCGCGCGGAGGCCGGCGACCTCGAGCTGGGTGACGGTGCCGACGGTGAGGACGAGGACGGCGTGCGCTACGCGTCGGGCCCGATCGACGAGACGACCGGCCGGCCGCGCAGGTTCGCGTACCCGCCGAACCTCGTCGTCGTGGACGGCGGCCCGCCTCAGGTCGCGGCCGCAGCCGCGGCACTCGAGGAGCTCGGCATCACGGACGTCGCGCTGTGCGGCCTGGCCAAGCGGCTCGAGGAGGTCTGGGTGCCCGGCGACGACTACCCGGTCATCCTGCAGCGGTCGTCCGAGGGGCTGTACCTGCTCCAGCGGGTCCGGGACGAGGCCCATCGGTTCGCGATCACCGCGCACCGCAAGCGCCGGAGCAAGGGCATGACCGCGTCGGTGCTCGACGACATCCCCGGGCTGGGGCCCGCGCGGCAGCAGGCGCTCCTGCGGCACTTCGGGTCGGTCAAGCGGCTGCGCGCGGCGACGGCCGAGGAGATCGCGACCGTGCCGGGCATGGGGCAGCGCACGGCGCTGGCGGTCGTGGCGGCGCTCGCCGGGCCCACGGACGCGGCCCAGGCCGCGGACGCGGCCGCAGAGGCCGGTGCCGACGCCCCCGCGAGCCCCACGGACGCACCGGCTGGCATGCTGGCCCCATGA
- the rapZ gene encoding RNase adapter RapZ has translation MSDEPSPITVPAGIPAIDAAAVHPRLQQPQILIITGMSGAGRTRAAAVLEDMDWYVVDNLPAQMLTHLVGMLTTGPAGTRAPRVAAVIDVRGRGFFADLAQVLAGLRDAGVEYRILFLDASDEVLVRRYEQVRRPHPLQGGGRILDGIAEERAVLSDIRERADTVVDTSELNVHDLARQVRELIGGESDSTLRVNVVSFGFKYGIPLDADHVVDMRFLANPYWVTELRHLTGRDAPVRDYVLGLPGAVTFIERYVSALEPVLAGYLNEEKRYVTIAVGCTGGKHRSVAVSEAIAARLREAGHRVTVAARDLGKE, from the coding sequence ATGAGCGACGAGCCCTCGCCGATCACGGTCCCCGCCGGCATCCCGGCCATCGACGCGGCGGCGGTGCATCCGCGCCTGCAGCAGCCGCAGATCCTCATCATCACCGGCATGTCCGGGGCCGGCCGGACGCGTGCCGCCGCGGTGCTCGAGGACATGGACTGGTACGTCGTCGACAACCTGCCGGCGCAGATGCTCACGCACCTGGTCGGCATGCTCACGACGGGACCTGCCGGGACGCGCGCGCCGCGGGTCGCCGCCGTGATCGACGTGCGGGGCCGCGGCTTCTTCGCCGACCTCGCCCAGGTGCTCGCGGGCCTGCGCGACGCGGGTGTCGAGTACCGGATCCTGTTCCTGGACGCGTCCGACGAGGTGCTGGTGCGGCGCTACGAGCAGGTGCGTCGCCCGCACCCGCTGCAGGGCGGCGGCCGGATCCTCGACGGGATCGCCGAGGAGCGCGCGGTGCTCTCGGACATCCGGGAGCGGGCCGACACGGTCGTCGACACGTCCGAGCTCAACGTGCACGACCTCGCGCGCCAGGTGCGGGAGCTCATCGGCGGCGAGAGCGACTCGACGCTGCGCGTCAACGTCGTCTCGTTCGGCTTCAAGTACGGCATCCCGCTCGACGCGGACCACGTCGTCGACATGCGCTTCCTGGCCAACCCCTACTGGGTGACCGAGCTGCGTCACCTCACGGGCCGGGACGCGCCGGTCCGCGACTACGTGCTCGGCCTGCCGGGCGCGGTGACGTTCATCGAGCGCTACGTGTCCGCGCTCGAGCCCGTGCTGGCGGGCTACCTCAACGAGGAGAAGCGCTACGTGACGATCGCGGTCGGCTGCACGGGTGGCAAGCACCGCTCGGTGGCCGTGAGCGAGGCGATCGCGGCGCGGCTCCGCGAGGCCGGCCACCGGGTGACGGTCGCGGCACGCGACCTGGGCAAGGAGTGA
- a CDS encoding gluconeogenesis factor YvcK family protein, translated as MSPTAQSRHGRSGASGPPTVERGGQGPAVVALGGGHGLSATLSALRLMTDRITAVVTVADDGGSSGRLRAELDVLPPGDLRMALAALCDDSDWGRTWSDVLQHRFSTDGPLDQHALGNLLIVTLWELLDDPVAGLDWVGRLLGARGRVLPMTEVPLLIEADVERPDGRRETVRGQSAVARTADRITHVRLDPAEPAACPHAVAAIDAADWVVLGPGSWYTSVMPHLLVPELRAALLRSSGGIVVTLNLSPEEGGETAGMRAEEYLDVLYDHAPELRVRAVVADPRAVEDVGRLADRCEALGSRLLLRQVGRSDGSARHDPLRLAAAFRDVVDDVLGDVPRHRR; from the coding sequence GTGAGCCCCACGGCACAGTCGCGGCACGGCAGGTCGGGCGCCTCGGGTCCGCCGACGGTCGAGCGCGGCGGTCAGGGCCCGGCGGTCGTCGCGCTCGGCGGCGGCCACGGGCTGTCGGCGACGCTCTCGGCGCTGCGGCTCATGACCGACCGGATCACCGCGGTCGTCACGGTCGCGGACGACGGCGGGTCGTCGGGGCGGCTGCGCGCCGAGCTCGACGTGCTGCCGCCGGGCGACCTCCGGATGGCGCTCGCGGCGCTGTGCGACGACTCGGACTGGGGCCGGACGTGGAGCGACGTGCTGCAGCACCGCTTCAGCACCGACGGGCCGCTCGACCAGCACGCGCTCGGGAACCTGCTGATCGTCACGCTGTGGGAGCTGCTCGACGACCCCGTGGCCGGCCTGGACTGGGTCGGCCGGCTGCTCGGTGCGCGCGGCAGGGTGCTGCCGATGACCGAGGTCCCGCTGCTGATCGAGGCGGACGTCGAACGCCCCGACGGCCGGCGCGAGACGGTGCGCGGTCAGAGCGCGGTGGCCCGGACCGCCGACCGGATCACGCACGTGCGTCTCGACCCGGCCGAGCCCGCCGCGTGCCCGCACGCGGTCGCGGCGATCGACGCGGCGGACTGGGTCGTGCTGGGGCCGGGGTCCTGGTACACGTCCGTGATGCCGCACCTGCTGGTGCCCGAGCTGCGTGCCGCGCTGCTGCGGTCGTCGGGCGGCATCGTCGTGACGCTCAACCTCTCGCCCGAGGAGGGCGGCGAGACCGCCGGCATGCGGGCCGAGGAGTACCTCGACGTGCTGTACGACCACGCGCCCGAGCTGCGCGTGCGCGCCGTCGTGGCCGACCCGCGGGCCGTCGAGGACGTCGGGCGGCTCGCGGACCGGTGCGAGGCGCTCGGGTCGCGGCTGCTGCTGCGGCAGGTCGGCCGGAGCGACGGCTCGGCCCGCCACGACCCGCTGCGGCTCGCGGCCGCGTTCCGCGACGTGGTGGACGACGTGCTGGGCGACGTGCCGCGCCACCGCCGCTGA
- the whiA gene encoding DNA-binding protein WhiA, which produces MALTAQVKDELARLQVDKTSCRKAEVAATLRFAGGLHIISGRIVIEAELDTAIAARRLRQAVSEVYGHDSEIIVVSGGGLRRGSHYVVRVVKDGESLARQTGLLDNRGRPVRGLPPQVVAGGVGEAEAAWRGAFLAHGSLTEPGRSSSLEITCPGPEAALALVGAARRMGIPTKAREVRGVDRVVIRDGDAIGAMLTRLGAHETMLVWEERRVRREVRGTANRLANFDDANLRRSARAAVAAGARVERAFEILGEDLPEHLREAGQLRLAHKDASLEELGKLADPPLTKDAVAGRIRRLLATADKRASDLGIPDTEAGLSPDLLDL; this is translated from the coding sequence ATGGCTTTGACGGCACAGGTGAAGGACGAGCTCGCCCGACTGCAGGTCGACAAGACCTCGTGCCGCAAGGCCGAGGTCGCGGCGACGCTGCGGTTCGCGGGCGGCCTGCACATCATCTCGGGTCGGATCGTCATCGAGGCCGAGCTCGACACCGCGATCGCGGCACGCCGGCTGCGTCAGGCGGTGTCCGAGGTCTACGGGCACGACAGCGAGATCATCGTGGTCTCGGGTGGTGGCCTGCGGCGCGGCAGCCACTACGTGGTGCGCGTCGTCAAGGACGGGGAGTCGCTCGCGCGGCAGACCGGCCTGCTCGACAACCGCGGCCGTCCCGTGCGCGGTCTGCCGCCGCAGGTGGTCGCCGGCGGTGTCGGTGAGGCCGAGGCCGCGTGGCGCGGTGCCTTCCTCGCGCACGGGTCGCTCACCGAGCCCGGGCGCTCGTCGTCCCTCGAGATCACGTGCCCGGGACCCGAGGCGGCGCTCGCGCTCGTGGGCGCCGCGCGGCGGATGGGCATCCCCACCAAGGCGCGCGAGGTGCGCGGGGTGGACCGCGTGGTGATCCGCGACGGCGACGCGATCGGGGCGATGCTCACGCGGCTGGGTGCGCACGAGACGATGCTGGTGTGGGAGGAGCGCCGCGTCCGGCGTGAGGTGCGCGGGACCGCCAACCGGCTCGCGAACTTCGACGACGCGAACCTGCGCCGGTCGGCACGCGCCGCGGTGGCGGCGGGTGCCCGCGTGGAGCGGGCGTTCGAGATCCTGGGGGAGGACCTTCCGGAGCACCTGCGCGAGGCGGGTCAGCTCCGCCTGGCGCACAAGGACGCGTCGCTCGAGGAGCTCGGCAAGCTGGCGGACCCGCCGCTGACGAAGGACGCGGTCGCGGGTCGCATCCGCCGCCTCCTGGCCACGGCCGACAAGCGCGCGTCGGACCTGGGAATCCCCGACACGGAGGCGGGGCTCTCACCCGACCTGCTCGACCTCTGA
- the gap gene encoding type I glyceraldehyde-3-phosphate dehydrogenase, whose translation MTIKVGINGFGRIGRNFYRAIVESGADIEIVGVNDLTDNATLAHLLKYDTVLGRFPLTVAYDDDNIIVDGKKIRALAERNPADLPWGELGADIVIESTGFFTDATKAKAHIEAGAKKVIISAPAKNEDATFVVGVNHLDYDPAAHHIISNASCTTNCLAPMAKALNDAIGIERGLMTTIHAYTGDQNLQDGPHRDLRRARAAAQNIVPTSTGAAKAVALVLPELKGKLDGFAMRVPTITGSATDLTFTASREVTVDEVNAAVKAAAEGPLKGVLEYVEDEIVSSDIITNPHQSIFDAKLTKVSGDLVKVVSWYDNEWGYSSSLVKLTVFVGEKL comes from the coding sequence GTGACCATCAAGGTCGGCATCAACGGCTTCGGTCGTATCGGTCGCAACTTCTACCGGGCCATCGTCGAGTCCGGCGCTGACATCGAGATCGTCGGCGTCAACGACCTGACGGACAACGCGACGCTCGCGCACCTGCTGAAGTACGACACGGTGCTGGGGCGCTTCCCGCTCACCGTCGCGTACGACGACGACAACATCATCGTCGACGGCAAGAAGATCCGTGCGCTCGCCGAGCGCAACCCCGCCGACCTCCCCTGGGGCGAGCTGGGCGCGGACATCGTCATCGAGTCCACGGGCTTCTTCACCGACGCGACCAAGGCCAAGGCGCACATCGAGGCCGGTGCCAAGAAGGTCATCATCTCGGCGCCCGCCAAGAACGAGGACGCCACGTTCGTCGTCGGTGTGAACCACCTCGACTACGACCCGGCCGCGCACCACATCATCTCGAACGCGTCGTGCACGACGAACTGCCTCGCCCCCATGGCGAAGGCGCTCAACGACGCGATCGGCATCGAGCGCGGTCTCATGACCACGATCCACGCGTACACGGGTGACCAGAACCTGCAGGACGGCCCGCACCGCGACCTGCGTCGCGCCCGCGCCGCCGCGCAGAACATCGTCCCCACCTCGACCGGTGCCGCGAAGGCTGTCGCCCTCGTGCTCCCCGAGCTCAAGGGCAAGCTCGACGGCTTCGCGATGCGCGTGCCGACGATCACCGGCTCGGCCACGGACCTGACCTTCACCGCCTCGCGCGAGGTCACGGTCGACGAGGTCAACGCCGCGGTCAAGGCCGCTGCGGAGGGCCCGCTCAAGGGTGTCCTGGAGTACGTCGAGGACGAGATCGTCTCGAGCGACATCATCACCAACCCGCACCAGAGCATCTTCGACGCGAAGCTGACGAAGGTCTCGGGCGACCTGGTGAAGGTCGTCTCCTGGTACGACAACGAGTGGGGCTACTCGAGCAGCCTCGTCAAGCTGACGGTGTTCGTCGGCGAGAAGCTCTGA